One stretch of Nitrospinota bacterium DNA includes these proteins:
- the lon gene encoding endopeptidase La, whose translation MPAELPLIPLRDIVVFPRMLVPLFVGREKSVRAVDQAMAQGNFIMLCAQKKANNEEPDPKDIYPIGCVGEIMQVLRLPDGTVKIMVEGIRRAAIDAFVAQNPFYRVAVRGLGVARVPERGARMEAMMRGLRLLFDRYVKTSNRLPSQALAPINETGDAEELADLIMGHFPLKTDERQQVLAEMDVKRRMEMIMELLEREIEVIQIEKRLEGRVKKQMDQSQREYYLNEQMKAIQKELGRGDHRSELDELRDRIKKSGMPAEAEAKAMKEINKLEQMAPMSAESTVVRNYIEWLADIPWSQRTEDDLSTRNAKKILDEDHYGIEEVKERILDFLAVKQLSESPKGTILCLVGPPGVGKTSLGKSVARAMGRKFVRVSLGGVRDEAEVRGHRRTYIGALPGRIIQSMKKAGTVNPVMMLDEIDKMTADFRGDPSSALLEVLDPEQNKHFSDHYIELDYDLSQVMFIATANVMHSIPAPLLDRMEVIRLSGYMEEEKVKIASGYLVPKQMKENGIKADALELTDEMLTKIVRNYTREAGVRNLERTIAKVCRKVARNVVEHKKYAPRLKAADLEKMLGIAKFRSEEAAAYADPGFANGLAWTEVGGELMHIEVTVVPGKGKLTLTGKLGDVMKESGQAAVTYIRSRAEALGLPADFYSRYDIHIHAPEGAIPKDGPSAGITMASAMVSAFTRIPVRHDTAMTGEITLRGKVLPIGGLKEKALAARRAGIRNVVIPKENVKDLEEIPKPLRKELKFIPVETMDDVLKAVMAASVFKGAKKLRKRGSEKRPPVGGLESPVVEIN comes from the coding sequence CTGCCGGCCGAGTTGCCGCTCATCCCGTTGCGCGACATCGTCGTTTTTCCCCGGATGCTCGTGCCGCTGTTCGTGGGACGCGAAAAATCGGTCCGCGCCGTGGATCAGGCGATGGCGCAGGGAAATTTCATCATGCTGTGCGCCCAAAAAAAAGCGAACAACGAGGAGCCGGACCCGAAGGACATCTACCCCATCGGCTGTGTGGGTGAGATCATGCAGGTGTTGCGGCTGCCCGACGGCACCGTCAAGATCATGGTGGAGGGTATCCGCCGCGCCGCCATTGACGCGTTCGTGGCTCAAAATCCGTTCTACCGTGTCGCCGTGCGGGGGCTGGGCGTTGCCCGCGTTCCGGAGCGCGGCGCGCGGATGGAGGCCATGATGCGCGGCCTGCGCCTCTTGTTTGACCGCTATGTGAAAACCAGCAACCGCTTGCCGTCGCAGGCTTTGGCGCCGATCAACGAAACCGGGGACGCCGAAGAACTGGCCGATCTCATCATGGGCCATTTTCCGCTCAAGACGGACGAGCGGCAGCAGGTACTGGCCGAAATGGACGTCAAGCGCCGCATGGAGATGATAATGGAACTCCTTGAGCGGGAGATCGAGGTCATCCAGATCGAAAAGCGGCTTGAAGGGCGCGTGAAAAAACAGATGGACCAGAGCCAGCGCGAATACTACCTCAACGAGCAGATGAAGGCGATCCAGAAAGAACTGGGCCGCGGCGACCACCGTTCGGAACTGGACGAGTTGCGTGACAGGATTAAAAAGTCCGGTATGCCGGCCGAGGCCGAGGCGAAGGCCATGAAAGAGATCAACAAGCTGGAGCAGATGGCGCCGATGAGCGCCGAAAGCACCGTCGTGCGCAATTACATCGAATGGCTTGCCGACATCCCCTGGAGCCAGCGGACCGAAGACGACCTTAGCACGCGCAACGCCAAGAAAATACTGGACGAAGATCACTACGGCATTGAGGAGGTCAAGGAGCGCATCCTCGATTTTCTCGCCGTTAAACAGTTGTCCGAAAGCCCCAAGGGAACCATCCTCTGCCTCGTGGGGCCGCCCGGCGTGGGCAAAACCTCGCTGGGGAAATCGGTTGCCCGCGCAATGGGGCGGAAGTTCGTCCGGGTATCGCTCGGCGGCGTGCGCGACGAAGCCGAAGTCCGCGGCCACCGCCGCACCTACATTGGCGCGCTGCCGGGGCGCATCATCCAGTCCATGAAAAAGGCGGGAACCGTCAATCCGGTGATGATGCTGGACGAAATCGACAAAATGACCGCCGATTTCCGCGGCGACCCGTCGAGCGCCCTGCTGGAGGTGCTGGACCCCGAGCAGAACAAACATTTCAGCGATCACTACATTGAATTGGACTACGATCTTTCGCAGGTGATGTTCATCGCCACCGCCAACGTGATGCATTCGATTCCGGCCCCGCTGTTGGACCGGATGGAGGTGATCCGTCTTTCCGGCTACATGGAAGAGGAAAAAGTGAAAATCGCCTCCGGCTATCTGGTGCCGAAGCAGATGAAGGAAAATGGCATCAAAGCGGATGCGTTGGAACTGACTGACGAGATGCTGACGAAAATCGTCCGCAACTACACCCGTGAGGCGGGGGTGCGCAATCTGGAGCGGACCATCGCCAAGGTTTGCCGCAAGGTGGCCCGTAACGTGGTGGAGCACAAGAAGTACGCCCCGCGCCTCAAGGCCGCCGACCTGGAAAAAATGCTTGGTATCGCCAAGTTCCGGAGTGAAGAGGCGGCGGCGTACGCCGACCCCGGTTTCGCCAATGGCCTTGCCTGGACGGAAGTGGGGGGCGAGTTGATGCACATCGAAGTAACCGTTGTCCCCGGCAAGGGGAAGCTGACGCTCACCGGCAAGCTGGGAGACGTGATGAAGGAATCGGGCCAGGCCGCGGTGACCTATATCCGCTCCCGCGCGGAAGCGCTTGGCCTGCCCGCCGATTTTTATTCCCGGTACGATATTCACATCCACGCGCCCGAAGGGGCGATCCCGAAGGACGGCCCTTCCGCCGGCATCACGATGGCCAGCGCGATGGTGAGCGCGTTCACGCGGATTCCCGTGCGGCATGATACCGCCATGACCGGCGAGATCACCCTCCGCGGCAAAGTGCTTCCGATCGGCGGCCTCAAGGAAAAGGCGCTGGCCGCGCGGCGCGCCGGCATCCGCAATGTGGTGATACCGAAAGAGAACGTGAAAGACCTTGAGGAGATACCCAAGCCGCTGCGCAAGGAACTTAAATTCATCCCGGTGGAAACGATGGATGACGTGCTCAAGGCGGTGATGGCCGCTTCCGTGTTCAAGGGCGCAAAAAAACTGCGCAAACGCGGTTCCGAAAAGCGGCCGCCCGTCGGCGGGTTGGAGTCCCCGGTGGTTGAAATAAACTGA
- the thrC gene encoding threonine synthase, which yields MAEGKYNAWFECFAGCGERYPLNEVVYSCRKCGSLLQVVHDMKQLRKKSARQWVDLFHKRKHGNQWPYGGGVWSKKEWVLPTVDNDNIVSMYEGESNLFWADRLGRELGISDLWIKLCGNSHTGSFKDLGMTVLVSAVKQMIAEGKNIRAVACASTGDTSAALAAYCAAAGITPIVFLPKNKVSVEQLIQPIANGALVISLKTDFDGCMKLVREITKNEEIYLANSMNSLRIEGQKTVGIEIVQQFDWTPPDVVVIPGGNLGNVSALGKGFLMMEELGLIKKRPRLVVAQAQNANPLYLAYKKGWKNYRPVKAKTTLASAIQIGNPVSMQKAVHALEQFNGIVEEASEKELVEAAVAADRTGMYTCPHTGVALAAMFKLAKRGVIKKKDRVVVISTAHGLKFSDFKYKYHLNKLPFKSDNPNMPVDTEPKLSAIMRVIDRHLKKKH from the coding sequence ATGGCCGAAGGGAAGTATAACGCGTGGTTTGAGTGTTTCGCCGGATGCGGCGAGCGCTATCCGCTCAACGAGGTGGTTTACAGCTGCCGCAAGTGCGGGTCGCTGCTCCAAGTGGTGCATGACATGAAGCAGCTCAGGAAAAAATCCGCGCGGCAGTGGGTGGATCTCTTCCACAAGCGCAAGCATGGCAACCAGTGGCCCTATGGCGGCGGCGTCTGGAGCAAGAAGGAGTGGGTGCTTCCCACGGTGGACAACGACAACATCGTTTCCATGTACGAAGGGGAGAGCAACCTTTTTTGGGCCGACCGGCTGGGGCGCGAGCTCGGCATTTCCGATCTCTGGATCAAGCTGTGCGGCAACAGCCATACCGGCTCGTTCAAGGATTTGGGAATGACCGTGCTGGTTTCCGCCGTGAAGCAGATGATCGCCGAGGGGAAAAACATACGGGCGGTCGCCTGCGCCAGCACCGGCGACACATCGGCCGCGCTGGCCGCCTATTGCGCCGCCGCGGGCATCACTCCCATCGTCTTTCTTCCCAAGAACAAGGTCTCGGTGGAGCAGCTCATCCAGCCGATAGCCAACGGCGCGCTGGTGATATCGCTCAAAACCGATTTTGACGGTTGCATGAAGCTGGTGCGGGAGATCACCAAAAACGAGGAGATATACCTCGCCAATTCGATGAACTCGCTTCGCATTGAAGGGCAGAAGACCGTCGGCATCGAGATCGTGCAGCAGTTCGATTGGACGCCGCCCGACGTGGTGGTCATCCCCGGGGGCAATTTGGGGAATGTCTCGGCCCTGGGCAAAGGTTTCCTTATGATGGAAGAGCTGGGTCTCATCAAAAAGCGGCCGCGCCTGGTGGTGGCCCAGGCGCAAAACGCCAACCCGCTGTATCTCGCTTATAAGAAGGGGTGGAAGAATTACCGTCCGGTGAAGGCCAAGACCACGCTTGCTTCCGCCATACAGATAGGCAACCCGGTGAGTATGCAAAAGGCGGTTCATGCGCTGGAGCAGTTCAACGGCATCGTGGAAGAGGCGAGCGAAAAGGAATTGGTGGAGGCCGCCGTGGCCGCCGACCGCACCGGCATGTACACCTGCCCGCACACCGGCGTGGCGCTGGCCGCCATGTTCAAGCTGGCAAAGCGCGGCGTGATAAAGAAGAAGGATCGCGTGGTGGTCATCTCCACCGCGCATGGCCTCAAGTTCTCCGACTTTAAATACAAATATCATCTCAACAAGCTGCCGTTCAAAAGCGACAACCCCAACAT
- a CDS encoding AAA family ATPase, translating to MVQKAIPRETVEKIAQEYGCSYEEALNAWLKAESAFTDTIKELLGANGAAMDKQKLGVVYTPRQIKDHLDKFVIGQEDYKKRLAIAAAYHFVMVKARFTNEGVLSKFEVKRFRKKNTLIAGPSGSGKTYCAEVLGDLLNVPVHIVDATDYTEAGYVGKNAEDMVRELISMAPGENKQEKAEFINRYGGLIFVDEIDKKAKEGQGIGIDVSREGFQRAVLKLVERKLVSIEDPNSPAQQIQDLINQQRGGSPGSKKSMINTENILFILGGSFQRAHDGMEHIVKKRLDSKFGRLKEDGSLTIAGFGVEEGDSKKDKYRNYYKDATEDDYIRFGIIPELVGRAPIRAYVNPLSKNDLIRIMTKTEDSILNQYKLEFKLFGVDLDFTDDAVEEIAQRAEKKKTGARALVGEWENVLTDFQFELPGTNFSQFTVSGDICRAPQDALLQLMQRSPFADFIQRFKSDYGITLRFTDPAIKYAENYAKERGMQVADALKKLLASAAALNYMHESGEFTIMPNMLEDEKYFDKLYVEWHKKQMAENA from the coding sequence ATGGTTCAGAAAGCCATACCGCGCGAGACGGTTGAAAAAATCGCCCAGGAGTACGGCTGCAGCTACGAGGAGGCCCTTAACGCGTGGCTCAAGGCCGAAAGCGCGTTCACCGACACCATCAAGGAATTGCTCGGCGCGAACGGGGCGGCGATGGATAAGCAGAAACTCGGCGTCGTCTATACCCCTCGCCAGATCAAGGATCATCTCGACAAGTTTGTCATCGGCCAGGAAGATTATAAAAAGCGCCTGGCCATCGCCGCCGCCTACCACTTCGTGATGGTAAAAGCGCGGTTCACCAATGAAGGGGTGTTGTCCAAATTCGAGGTTAAGCGGTTTCGCAAGAAGAATACCCTTATCGCCGGCCCCAGCGGCAGCGGCAAGACCTATTGCGCCGAGGTGCTGGGCGACCTGCTGAACGTGCCGGTGCACATTGTGGATGCCACCGATTACACCGAGGCGGGCTATGTGGGGAAAAACGCCGAGGACATGGTGCGGGAACTCATCAGCATGGCTCCCGGCGAAAACAAGCAGGAAAAGGCGGAGTTCATCAACCGCTACGGCGGCCTTATCTTCGTCGACGAGATCGACAAGAAGGCGAAGGAAGGGCAGGGGATCGGCATCGACGTTTCGCGCGAGGGGTTTCAGCGCGCGGTGCTCAAGCTGGTGGAGCGCAAGCTGGTCTCGATTGAAGACCCCAACAGCCCGGCCCAGCAGATACAGGACCTCATCAACCAGCAGCGGGGCGGTTCGCCCGGCAGCAAAAAATCCATGATCAACACCGAAAACATCCTCTTCATCCTCGGCGGCTCATTCCAGCGCGCGCACGATGGCATGGAGCACATTGTGAAAAAGCGGCTCGACAGCAAGTTCGGCCGCTTGAAGGAGGACGGCTCACTCACCATCGCCGGCTTCGGCGTTGAGGAGGGGGACTCGAAGAAGGACAAGTACCGCAATTACTACAAGGACGCGACGGAAGACGATTACATCCGCTTCGGCATCATCCCGGAGCTGGTGGGGCGCGCCCCGATCCGCGCCTATGTGAACCCGCTTTCCAAAAACGACCTCATCCGCATAATGACGAAAACGGAGGATAGCATCCTGAACCAGTACAAGCTGGAGTTCAAGCTGTTCGGGGTGGATCTCGATTTCACCGACGACGCGGTGGAGGAAATCGCCCAGCGCGCCGAGAAAAAAAAGACCGGCGCGCGCGCGTTGGTGGGGGAGTGGGAGAACGTGCTCACCGATTTCCAGTTCGAGCTGCCGGGAACGAATTTTTCGCAGTTCACCGTGAGCGGCGACATCTGCCGCGCGCCGCAGGATGCGCTGTTGCAACTGATGCAGCGCTCGCCGTTCGCCGATTTTATACAGCGCTTCAAGAGCGACTACGGCATCACGCTTCGTTTTACCGATCCGGCCATAAAATATGCGGAGAATTACGCCAAAGAACGCGGCATGCAGGTGGCGGATGCCCTGAAAAAGCTTCTGGCTTCTGCGGCGGCGCTCAACTACATGCATGAAAGCGGGGAATTCACCATCATGCCGAATATGCTTGAGGATGAAAAATATTTCGATAAGCTGTACGTTGAGTGGCACAAGAAACAGATGGCGGAAAACGCCTGA